The Flavobacterium psychrophilum genome includes a region encoding these proteins:
- a CDS encoding orotate phosphoribosyltransferase has protein sequence MNLDSPKVTVEKPAQYIFEQLIDVKNFEKLMPDNIAKFEVTGEESFIFALKGMPEIKLKLKEKTAPNKVVLGAASDKLPFTLTGKINSVSDASSEVQLHFEGEFNAMMAMMIKGPITKFIETLAQNMHKL, from the coding sequence ATGAATTTAGATAGTCCTAAAGTTACGGTAGAGAAACCCGCTCAATATATTTTCGAACAGCTTATTGATGTTAAAAATTTCGAGAAGTTAATGCCTGATAATATTGCAAAATTTGAAGTTACCGGAGAGGAATCTTTTATTTTTGCACTTAAAGGTATGCCGGAAATAAAACTGAAACTGAAAGAAAAAACAGCACCAAACAAAGTGGTTCTTGGAGCTGCAAGTGATAAACTTCCGTTTACACTTACAGGAAAGATAAATTCAGTATCAGATGCTTCGAGCGAAGTACAGCTTCATTTTGAAGGTGAATTCAATGCTATGATGGCTATGATGATAAAAGGCCCAATAACCAAATTTATTGAGACCTTAGCGCAAAACATGCACAAACTGTAA
- a CDS encoding biotin--acetyl-CoA-carboxylase ligase: MNIIKLSAINSTNDYLKELSSRQYVENFTLVTAENQTAGRGQMGAEWSVEPGKNLTFSVLIKDLLLQIDEIFNLNAAVAVSVADALDGLHLSDICIKWPNDILAGNKKIGGILIENSIKNNGEIYSVVGIGLNVNQKKFDGLSKACSLAVLSGREYDKEEIMFAIAENLKRNVAAILNKNTNVIWQKYHKKLYKKNTPMPFEKEGVRFMGIIKGVSNGGNLIVQLEDDSISEYGLKEVQLLY; encoded by the coding sequence ATGAATATCATCAAACTCAGTGCCATTAACTCCACAAACGACTACTTAAAAGAACTATCTTCAAGGCAGTATGTAGAGAACTTTACCCTCGTAACTGCCGAGAATCAAACTGCCGGACGTGGGCAAATGGGGGCGGAGTGGAGTGTCGAGCCGGGTAAGAACCTTACATTTAGTGTTTTAATTAAAGATTTGTTGTTGCAGATCGATGAGATTTTTAACCTGAATGCAGCTGTCGCAGTGAGTGTTGCCGATGCATTGGACGGTCTTCATCTGTCTGATATTTGTATAAAATGGCCTAACGACATTTTGGCAGGAAACAAAAAAATTGGTGGCATACTAATAGAGAACAGCATTAAAAACAACGGAGAGATTTACTCTGTTGTTGGTATAGGGTTGAATGTCAATCAGAAAAAATTTGATGGGCTTTCTAAAGCTTGTTCACTTGCTGTATTGTCTGGCAGGGAATATGACAAAGAAGAAATTATGTTTGCTATTGCCGAAAACTTAAAACGCAATGTAGCGGCAATTCTTAATAAGAATACAAATGTTATTTGGCAGAAATACCATAAAAAATTATATAAAAAAAACACTCCAATGCCTTTTGAAAAAGAAGGAGTTCGTTTTATGGGAATCATAAAAGGAGTCTCTAATGGTGGTAACCTAATAGTACAGCTTGAAGATGATTCTATTTCAGAATATGGACTTAAAGAAGTTCAGCTTCTTTATTAA